Proteins found in one Streptococcus mitis genomic segment:
- the galE gene encoding UDP-glucose 4-epimerase GalE, with amino-acid sequence MTKTILVTGGAGYIGSHTVKALLNAGYQVHVLDNLSTGNRSAVDSRASFKQLDVYDASALKAYLEENKIDAVLHCAGEIVVSESIENPSKYFTANVAGMNQVLKVLSEVGIQKIMFSSTASLYGNNCIDKPATEDTLLDPVNPYAETKLMGERMIYWMANRYDWKYVIFRYFNVAGAEMDASNGLRVKNPTHIIPNINKTALGQNDSLKIFGDDYDTRDGSCIRDYIHVLDLAQAHVKGMNYLFQEDSSSQIFNLGTEKGYTVKEIFKTAEELLNQKIPHEIVARRAGDPASVLADASKAKKYLDWKASYSLEDIILSDYHWRVKEGKNILE; translated from the coding sequence ATGACCAAAACAATTCTTGTTACAGGTGGAGCTGGCTATATTGGCTCCCATACCGTTAAAGCTCTTTTAAATGCTGGCTATCAGGTACATGTTCTAGATAATCTCTCTACAGGAAATCGTTCAGCTGTAGATAGTCGTGCTAGCTTTAAACAACTGGATGTTTATGATGCTAGTGCCCTAAAAGCTTACTTAGAAGAAAATAAGATTGATGCTGTTCTTCATTGTGCAGGTGAAATTGTTGTGAGCGAAAGTATTGAAAATCCAAGTAAATACTTCACTGCCAATGTTGCTGGTATGAACCAAGTTCTCAAAGTCTTGTCTGAAGTTGGTATTCAAAAAATCATGTTCTCTTCGACTGCTTCCCTCTATGGCAATAACTGTATTGACAAGCCTGCAACTGAAGATACCCTGCTCGACCCTGTCAACCCTTATGCAGAAACAAAACTGATGGGCGAACGAATGATTTACTGGATGGCCAATCGCTACGACTGGAAATATGTTATTTTCCGTTACTTTAATGTAGCTGGGGCTGAAATGGATGCTTCAAACGGTCTGCGCGTGAAAAATCCAACTCATATTATTCCCAATATCAACAAGACCGCATTGGGACAAAATGATAGCCTCAAAATATTTGGAGATGACTACGATACACGTGATGGTTCATGTATTCGAGATTACATTCATGTCTTGGACCTTGCACAGGCTCATGTTAAAGGAATGAACTACCTCTTTCAAGAAGACAGTTCTTCTCAAATCTTTAACTTAGGGACTGAAAAAGGCTATACCGTCAAAGAAATCTTTAAAACTGCCGAAGAATTACTGAATCAAAAAATACCACACGAAATTGTTGCTCGCCGTGCAGGTGATCCAGCCAGCGTCCTAGCAGACGCCTCAAAAGCTAAAAAATATCTTGATTGGAAGGCTAGCTACTCTCTTGAAGATATTATTTTATCGGATTATCATTGGCGTGTTAAAGAAGGTAAAAACATTTTAGAATAA
- the pepA gene encoding glutamyl aminopeptidase gives MTTLFLKIKEVTELAAISGHEAPVRAYLREKLTPHVDEVVTDGLGGIFGIKHSEATDAPRVLVASHMDEVGFMVSEIKPDGTFRVVEIGGWNPMVVSSQRFKLLTRDGREIPVISGSVPPHLTRGKGGPTMPAIADIVFDGGFADKAEAESFGIRPGDTIVPDSSAILTANEKNIISKAWDNRYGVLMVSELAEALSGQKLGNELYLGSNVQEEVGLRGAHTSTTKFDPEVFLAVDCSPAGDVYGGQGKIGDGTLIRFYDPGHLLLPGMKDFLLTTAEEAGIKYQYYCGKGGTDAGAAHLKNGGVPSTTIGVCARYIHSHQTLYAMDDFIEAQAFLQALVKKLDRSTVDLIKNY, from the coding sequence ATGACAACATTATTTTTAAAAATCAAAGAAGTAACAGAACTTGCTGCGATCTCAGGTCATGAAGCACCTGTCCGTGCTTATCTTCGTGAAAAGTTGACACCGCACGTGGATGAAGTGGTGACAGATGGCTTGGGTGGTATTTTTGGTATCAAACATTCAGAAGCTACGGATGCACCGCGCGTCTTGGTTGCTTCTCACATGGATGAAGTTGGTTTTATGGTCAGCGAAATCAAGCCAGATGGTACCTTCCGTGTCGTAGAAATCGGTGGTTGGAATCCTATGGTGGTCAGCAGCCAACGTTTCAAACTCTTGACTCGTGACGGTCGTGAAATCCCTGTAATCTCAGGCTCTGTCCCTCCACATTTGACTCGTGGAAAGGGTGGGCCAACCATGCCAGCTATTGCAGATATCGTCTTTGATGGCGGTTTTGCGGACAAGGCTGAGGCAGAAAGTTTTGGCATCCGTCCTGGCGATACCATTGTACCAGATAGTTCTGCAATCTTAACAGCTAATGAAAAAAATATCATCTCAAAAGCTTGGGATAACCGCTACGGTGTGCTCATGGTTAGTGAGTTAGCAGAAGCTCTGTCAGGTCAAAAACTTGGCAATGAACTCTATCTTGGCTCTAACGTCCAAGAAGAAGTTGGTCTTCGTGGTGCTCATACTTCCACAACTAAGTTTGACCCAGAAGTTTTCCTAGCGGTTGACTGCTCACCTGCTGGTGATGTTTATGGCGGTCAAGGCAAGATTGGAGATGGAACCTTGATTCGTTTCTACGACCCAGGTCACTTGCTTCTCCCAGGGATGAAGGATTTCCTTTTGACAACGGCTGAAGAAGCTGGTATCAAGTACCAATACTACTGTGGCAAAGGCGGAACAGACGCTGGCGCAGCCCATCTGAAAAATGGTGGTGTCCCATCTACAACAATCGGTGTTTGCGCTCGTTATATCCATTCTCATCAAACCCTCTACGCTATGGATGACTTCATAGAAGCTCAAGCTTTCTTACAAGCTTTGGTGAAGAAATTGGATCGTTCAACGGTTGACTTGATTAAAAATTATTAA
- a CDS encoding bacteriocin immunity protein: protein MVESNLESLVKDLYNHARHDLSEDLVAALLETAKKLPTTNEQLLAVRLSGLVNRELLLNPKHPAPELINLARFIKREETKYRGTAASALMYGELFKML from the coding sequence ATGGTAGAATCAAACCTAGAAAGCCTTGTAAAAGATCTTTACAATCATGCTCGACATGATTTGAGTGAAGATTTAGTTGCTGCTCTCCTAGAGACTGCTAAAAAACTACCTACTACAAATGAGCAATTGCTGGCAGTTCGTCTCTCGGGTCTAGTCAATCGTGAATTGCTCCTAAATCCCAAACATCCAGCACCTGAATTGATAAACTTGGCTCGTTTTATCAAAAGAGAAGAAACCAAGTACAGAGGAACCGCAGCTTCTGCGCTTATGTACGGGGAGCTCTTTAAAATGCTTTGA
- a CDS encoding Na/Pi cotransporter family protein: MSINWQEILFHFLGGLGLFLYSIKTMGDGLQQAAGDRLRFYIDKYTSNPFLGVLVGIVVTALIQSSTGVTVITVGLVSASLLTLRQAIGIIMGANIGTTVTSFIIGFKLGEYALPLIFLGTMFLFFTKNRTANNIGRILFGVGGIFYALNLISAGMSPLKDLPQFKEYMVTLGQNPVLGVFAGAVITVLIQASSATIGILQGLYAGGFLDLKGSLPVLFGDNIGTTLTVIIAAAGANVSAKRVAATHVTFNVLGTILCLILLGPFTAMIEYFQVLLHLSPEMTIAFSHGAFNVSNTIVQFPFIGALAYFVTKLIPGEDEVVKYEPLYLDEHLIKQAPSIALGNAKKELLHLGNYASKAFDLSYNYIIDLNEKVAEKGHKTEEAINTIDEKLTRYLITLSSEALSQKESEVLTNILDSSRDLERIGDHAEALINLTDYLQRKNVEFSEAALQELADIYQKTTGFIKDALDSVENNDIEKAQSLIERHKEINNMERVLRKTHIKRLNKGECSTQAGVNFIDIISHYTRVSDHAMNLAEKVIAEQI, from the coding sequence ATGTCCATTAATTGGCAGGAAATTTTATTTCACTTTTTAGGTGGTCTAGGATTATTCTTATATAGTATCAAGACCATGGGAGACGGTTTGCAACAAGCTGCTGGAGATCGCCTTCGTTTTTACATTGACAAGTACACCAGCAATCCCTTTCTAGGTGTTCTAGTCGGAATTGTCGTGACTGCCCTGATTCAGTCAAGTACAGGGGTTACAGTTATCACGGTTGGACTGGTCAGCGCTAGTCTTCTCACTCTTAGACAGGCTATCGGAATTATCATGGGAGCCAACATCGGAACCACAGTTACTTCCTTTATCATCGGTTTCAAGCTTGGTGAGTATGCTTTACCCTTGATTTTCCTTGGAACCATGTTCCTCTTCTTTACAAAAAACAGAACAGCAAACAATATCGGGCGCATCCTGTTTGGTGTAGGGGGAATCTTCTACGCCCTCAACCTCATCAGTGCCGGTATGAGTCCTCTTAAAGATTTACCACAATTCAAGGAATATATGGTAACCTTGGGACAAAATCCTGTGTTAGGAGTTTTTGCCGGTGCAGTGATTACCGTTCTCATCCAAGCTTCTTCTGCGACAATCGGGATTTTGCAAGGTCTCTATGCAGGTGGATTCCTTGACCTTAAAGGTTCTCTACCAGTTCTCTTCGGGGATAATATTGGGACAACCCTAACAGTTATCATCGCGGCAGCTGGAGCCAATGTCTCTGCGAAACGTGTTGCTGCAACCCACGTTACCTTTAACGTTTTAGGGACCATTCTTTGCTTAATTTTATTAGGCCCCTTCACTGCTATGATTGAGTACTTCCAAGTACTCCTTCACCTCTCACCTGAGATGACTATAGCCTTCTCGCACGGTGCCTTTAACGTAAGTAACACCATTGTACAATTTCCATTCATCGGAGCCTTGGCCTACTTTGTAACCAAGCTCATCCCTGGTGAAGATGAAGTTGTCAAGTACGAGCCGCTTTACCTTGATGAACACTTGATTAAGCAAGCTCCATCAATCGCTCTCGGAAATGCGAAGAAAGAACTCCTTCACTTAGGAAATTATGCTTCTAAAGCCTTTGACCTTTCTTATAACTACATCATTGACCTTAATGAAAAAGTTGCTGAAAAAGGACACAAGACAGAAGAAGCCATCAATACCATTGATGAAAAATTGACTCGTTACCTGATTACTCTTTCAAGTGAAGCCCTTAGCCAGAAAGAAAGTGAAGTGCTCACCAACATCCTTGATTCATCCCGTGATTTGGAACGGATTGGGGATCATGCAGAAGCCCTAATCAATCTGACTGACTACCTTCAACGTAAAAATGTCGAGTTCTCTGAAGCTGCTTTGCAGGAATTGGCTGATATTTATCAAAAAACTACTGGCTTTATCAAGGATGCCCTTGATAGCGTGGAAAACAATGATATCGAAAAAGCTCAAAGTCTGATTGAACGCCATAAAGAAATCAACAATATGGAACGTGTTCTCAGAAAGACCCACATCAAACGCCTTAACAAGGGGGAATGTTCAACGCAAGCTGGGGTCAACTTTATCGACATCATTTCTCACTACACTCGTGTGTCAGACCACGCTATGAATCTAGCTGAAAAGGTCATCGCAGAACAAATCTAA
- a CDS encoding endo-beta-N-acetylglucosaminidase, giving the protein MAAETPSAEAKPKSDKETEAKPEATSQGNESKPAAEANKTEKEVQPDVPKNTEKTLKPKEIKFNSWEELLKWEPGAREDDAINRGSVALASRRTGHLVNEKASKEAKVQALSNTNSKAKDHASVGGEEFKAYAFDYWQYLDSMVFWEGLVPTPDVIDAGHRNGVPVYGTLFFNWSNSIADQEKFAEALKQDPDGSFPIARKLVDMAKYYGYDGYFINQETTGDLVEPLGEKMRQFMLYTKEYAAKVNHPIKYSWYDAMTYNYGRYHQDGLGEYNYQFMQPEGDKVPADNFFANFNWDKAKNDYTITTANWIGRNPYDVFAGLELQQGGSYKTKVKWNDILDENGKLRLSLGLFAPDTITSLGKTGEDYHKNEDIFFTGYQGDPTGQKPGDKDWYGIANLVADRTPAVGHTFTTSFNTGHGRKWFVDGKVSKDSEWNYRSVSGVLPTWRWWQKSTGDKLKASYDFEDAYNGGTSLKFAGDLSGATKQDVNLYSTRLKVTDTTKLHVAHKGGKGTKVYVEFATKKDYTYGDEAARKELTVSDNWTTDDFDLSALAGKTIYGIKLYFENDKDLKGYQFNLGQLTISNNQDAPQAPTTVAVAKQVLKNAQEAEAVVQFKGNKDADFYEVYEKDGDSWKLLTGSSSTTIYLPKVSRSASAQGTTQELKVVAVGKNGVRSEAATTTFDWGMTVKDTSLPKPLAENIVPGATVIDSTFPKTEGGEGIEGMLNGTITSLSDKWSSGQLSGSVDIRLTQPRTVVRWVMDHAGAGGESVNDGLMNTKDFDLYYKDADGQWKLAKEVRGNKAHVTDITLDKPITAQDWRLNVVTSDNGTPWKAIRIYNWKMYEKLDTESVNIPMAKAAARTLGNNKVQVGFADVPAGATITVYDNPNSQTPLATLKSEVGGDLASSPLDLTNHSGLLYYRTQLPGKEISNVLAVSVPKDDRRIKSVSLETGPKKTSYAEGEDLDLRGGVLRVQYEGGAKDELIRLTHAGVSVSGFDTHHKGEQNLTLQYLGQPVNANLSVTVTSQDEASPKTILGIEVSQEPKKDYLVGDSLDLSEGRFAVAYSNDTMEEHSFADEGVEITGYDAQKTGRQTLTLHYQGHEVNFDVLVSPKAALNDEYLKQKLAEVEAAKNKVVYNFASPEVKEAFLKAIEAAEQVLKDHETSTQDQVNDRLNKLTEAHKALNGQEKFTEEKTELDRLTGEAQELLATKPNHPSGSALAPLLEKNKALVEKVDLSPEELATAKQSLKDLVALLKEDKPAVFSDSKTGVEVYFSNKEKTVIKGLKVERVQASAEEKKYFAGEDAHVFEIEGLDEKGQDVDLSYASIVKIPIEKDKKVKKVFFLPEGKEAVELAFEQTDSHVIFTAPHFTHYAFVYESAEKPQPAKPVEKVISSKEPAEGVKNLVVDTPKLEVEETSIAFEHQERLNPNLTVGQRQLVQAGVEGQIRRLIEVDSQGNRTLRATEVLKEASPEIVEVGTGLIPANPAPQNTDLPKPTNQPDSDQQKAPKLEVQEEKVAFDRQEHENADMLVGEQRVIIQGRDGLLRHVFEVDENGQRRLRSTEVIQEAIPEIVEIGTKVKTEPAVAPTQEKPAQNTAVKSEEASKQLPNTGTADANEALIAGLASLGLASLALTLKQKKEDED; this is encoded by the coding sequence GTGGCTGCAGAAACACCATCTGCAGAAGCAAAACCTAAGTCTGACAAGGAAACAGAAGCAAAGCCTGAAGCAACTAGCCAAGGAAATGAGTCTAAGCCAGCAGCAGAAGCTAATAAGACTGAAAAAGAAGTCCAGCCAGATGTCCCTAAAAATACAGAAAAAACATTAAAACCAAAGGAAATCAAATTTAATTCTTGGGAAGAATTGTTAAAATGGGAACCAGGTGCTCGTGAAGATGATGCTATTAACCGCGGGTCTGTCGCCCTCGCTTCACGTCGGACAGGTCATTTGGTCAATGAAAAAGCTAGCAAGGAAGCAAAAGTTCAAGCCCTATCAAACACCAATTCTAAAGCAAAAGACCATGCTTCTGTTGGTGGAGAAGAGTTCAAGGCCTATGCTTTTGACTATTGGCAATATCTAGATTCAATGGTCTTCTGGGAAGGTCTCGTACCAACTCCTGACGTTATTGATGCAGGTCACCGTAACGGGGTTCCTGTATATGGTACACTCTTCTTCAACTGGTCTAATAGTATTGCTGATCAAGAAAAATTCGCTGAAGCTTTGAAGCAAGACCCAGATGGTAGCTTCCCAATTGCCCGTAAATTGGTAGATATGGCCAAGTATTATGGCTATGATGGCTATTTCATCAACCAGGAAACAACTGGGGATTTGGTTGAACCTCTTGGAGAAAAGATGCGCCAGTTTATGCTCTATACCAAGGAGTATGCTGCTAAGGTAAACCATCCAATCAAGTATTCTTGGTACGATGCTATGACCTATAACTATGGACGTTACCACCAAGATGGTTTGGGAGAATACAACTACCAATTCATGCAACCTGAAGGAGATAAGGTTCCAGCAGACAACTTCTTTGCTAACTTTAACTGGGATAAGGCTAAGAATGATTACACTATTACAACTGCCAACTGGATTGGTCGTAATCCTTATGATGTATTTGCAGGTTTGGAATTGCAACAGGGTGGTTCCTACAAGACCAAGGTCAAATGGAATGACATTTTAGATGAAAATGGGAAATTGCGTCTGTCTCTTGGTTTGTTTGCCCCAGATACCATTACAAGTTTAGGAAAAACTGGTGAAGATTATCATAAAAATGAAGATATCTTCTTTACAGGTTACCAAGGTGACCCTACTGGTCAAAAACCAGGTGACAAAGATTGGTATGGTATTGCTAACCTAGTTGCAGACCGCACGCCAGCAGTAGGTCATACCTTTACTACTTCCTTTAATACAGGTCATGGTAGAAAATGGTTCGTAGACGGTAAGGTTTCTAAGGATTCTGAGTGGAATTACCGTTCAGTTTCAGGTGTTCTTCCAACATGGCGCTGGTGGCAAAAATCAACTGGTGATAAGTTGAAAGCAAGCTATGATTTTGAAGATGCTTATAATGGTGGAACTTCTCTCAAATTTGCAGGGGATCTTTCAGGTGCGACCAAGCAAGATGTGAATTTGTACTCTACTCGCTTGAAGGTGACAGATACAACTAAATTGCATGTTGCCCACAAAGGAGGCAAAGGGACCAAGGTTTATGTAGAATTTGCAACCAAGAAAGATTATACCTACGGTGATGAAGCTGCCCGTAAAGAATTGACAGTTTCAGATAACTGGACTACCGATGATTTTGATTTGAGTGCCTTGGCAGGTAAAACAATTTACGGTATTAAACTCTATTTTGAAAATGACAAAGACTTAAAAGGTTATCAATTTAACCTGGGGCAATTGACCATCAGCAATAATCAAGATGCTCCTCAGGCACCAACCACAGTAGCTGTAGCCAAACAAGTCCTTAAAAATGCCCAAGAAGCGGAAGCAGTTGTGCAATTTAAAGGCAACAAGGATGCAGATTTCTATGAAGTCTACGAAAAAGATGGAGACAGCTGGAAATTACTAACTGGTTCATCTTCTACAACTATTTATCTACCAAAAGTTAGCCGTTCAGCAAGTGCTCAAGGTACAACTCAAGAACTGAAAGTTGTAGCAGTCGGTAAAAATGGAGTTCGTTCAGAAGCTGCGACAACAACCTTTGATTGGGGCATGACTGTAAAAGATACCAGCCTACCAAAACCACTAGCTGAAAATATCGTACCAGGTGCAACAGTTATTGATAGCACTTTCCCTAAAACGGAAGGTGGAGAAGGTATCGAAGGTATGTTGAATGGTACCATTACCAGTCTGTCAGACAAGTGGTCTTCTGGACAATTAAGTGGTAGTGTGGATATTCGTTTGACCCAGCCACGTACAGTTGTTAGATGGGTGATGGACCATGCTGGAGCTGGTGGAGAATCTGTAAATGACGGTTTGATGAACACCAAAGACTTTGATCTTTATTATAAAGATGCGGATGGTCAATGGAAGTTGGCTAAGGAAGTTCGTGGCAATAAAGCCCATGTTACAGATATTACCCTTGATAAACCAATCACAGCTCAAGATTGGCGTTTGAATGTCGTTACTTCTGACAATGGGACTCCATGGAAGGCTATTCGTATTTATAACTGGAAAATGTATGAAAAGCTTGATACAGAAAGTGTCAATATTCCGATGGCCAAGGCTGCAGCTCGTACTTTAGGCAATAACAAGGTACAAGTTGGCTTTGCAGACGTACCAGCTGGAGCAACCATTACCGTTTATGACAATCCAAATTCTCAAACTCCGCTTGCAACCTTGAAGAGTGAAGTTGGAGGTGACCTAGCAAGTTCACCATTGGATTTGACAAATCACTCTGGTCTTCTTTACTATCGTACTCAGTTGCCAGGTAAGGAAATTAGTAATGTCCTTGCAGTTTCTGTTCCAAAAGATGATAGAAGAATCAAGTCAGTCAGTCTAGAAACAGGACCTAAGAAAACAAGTTATGCTGAAGGGGAAGATTTGGACCTTAGAGGTGGTGTTCTTCGAGTTCAGTATGAAGGAGGAGCTAAGGACGAACTCATTCGCCTAACTCACGCAGGTGTATCAGTATCAGGCTTTGATACGCATCATAAGGGAGAACAAAATCTTACTTTACAATATTTGGGACAACCGGTAAATGCTAATTTATCAGTGACTGTTACTAGCCAAGATGAAGCAAGTCCGAAAACAATTTTGGGAATTGAAGTAAGTCAGGAACCCAAAAAAGATTACCTAGTTGGGGATAGCTTAGACTTGTCTGAAGGACGCTTTGCAGTGGCTTATAGTAATGATACTATGGAAGAACATTCCTTTGCTGATGAGGGAGTTGAAATTACTGGTTATGATGCTCAAAAGACTGGTCGTCAAACCTTGACACTTCATTACCAAGGGCATGAAGTTAACTTTGATGTTTTGGTATCTCCAAAAGCAGCACTAAACGATGAGTATCTCAAACAAAAATTAGCAGAAGTTGAAGCGGCTAAGAATAAGGTGGTCTATAACTTTGCTTCACCAGAAGTAAAAGAAGCCTTCTTGAAAGCAATTGAAGCGGCTGAACAAGTGTTGAAAGACCATGAAACTAGCACCCAAGATCAAGTCAATGACCGACTTAATAAATTGACAGAAGCTCATAAAGCTCTGAATGGTCAAGAGAAATTTACGGAAGAAAAGACAGAACTTGATCGCTTAACAGGTGAGGCTCAAGAACTCTTGGCTACCAAACCAAACCATCCTTCAGGTTCTGCCCTAGCTCCGCTTCTTGAGAAAAACAAGGCCTTGGTTGAAAAAGTAGATTTGAGTCCAGAAGAGCTTGCAACAGCGAAACAGAGTCTGAAAGATCTGGTTGCTTTATTGAAAGAAGACAAGCCAGCAGTCTTTTCTGATAGTAAAACAGGTGTTGAAGTATACTTCTCAAATAAAGAGAAGACTGTCATCAAGGGCTTGAAAGTAGAGCGTGTTCAAGCAAGTGCTGAAGAGAAGAAATACTTTGCTGGAGAAGATGCTCATGTCTTTGAAATAGAAGGTCTAGATGAAAAAGGTCAAGACGTTGATCTCTCTTACGCTTCTATTGTGAAAATTCCAATTGAAAAAGATAAGAAAGTGAAGAAAGTCTTCTTCTTACCTGAAGGAAAAGAAGCAGTAGAATTGGCTTTTGAACAAACGGATAGTCATGTTATCTTTACAGCACCACATTTTACTCATTATGCCTTTGTTTATGAATCTGCTGAAAAACCACAACCTGCTAAACCAGTAGAAAAAGTTATTTCAAGCAAGGAACCAGCTGAAGGTGTCAAGAATTTGGTTGTGGATACTCCGAAATTAGAAGTCGAAGAGACAAGTATCGCCTTCGAACACCAAGAACGTCTAAATCCAAATCTTACAGTCGGTCAACGTCAACTTGTCCAAGCAGGGGTTGAGGGACAAATTCGCCGCTTGATTGAAGTAGATAGCCAAGGCAATCGTACGCTTCGCGCTACAGAAGTTTTGAAAGAAGCAAGCCCTGAAATCGTAGAAGTAGGTACTGGTCTCATTCCTGCCAATCCAGCACCACAAAACACAGATCTTCCAAAACCTACTAATCAACCGGATTCTGATCAACAAAAGGCTCCTAAATTGGAAGTTCAAGAGGAAAAGGTAGCCTTTGATCGTCAAGAGCATGAAAATGCTGATATGCTAGTTGGGGAACAACGAGTCATCATACAGGGACGAGATGGTCTGTTGAGACATGTCTTTGAAGTTGATGAAAACGGTCAGCGTCGTCTTCGTTCAACAGAAGTCATCCAAGAGGCGATTCCAGAAATTGTTGAAATTGGAACAAAAGTAAAAACTGAACCAGCAGTAGCGCCTACACAAGAAAAACCAGCCCAAAATACAGCAGTTAAATCAGAAGAAGCAAGCAAACAATTGCCAAATACAGGAACTGCTGATGCCAATGAAGCCCTAATAGCAGGATTGGCAAGCCTTGGTCTTGCTAGTTTAGCCTTGACATTGAAACAGAAAAAAGAAGATGAAGATTAA